In Paenibacillus algicola, a genomic segment contains:
- a CDS encoding 2-isopropylmalate synthase, with the protein MRKIYVFDTTLRDGEQSPGVNLNTREKVEIAHQLEKLGIDRMEAGFPAASPGDLAAVNAVARAVKDVTVIGLSRSRENDIDAVREALIGAQDPCIHVFLATSPIHRKFKLRMEKSQVLETAQAAIRYAKKYFSKIEFSLEDAGRTELDFMSEVVGMAVREGVQVVNIPDTVGYMNPAEYGAIFKHLKQSVPGIEQVQLSAHCHNDLGLATANTLAAILNGADQIEGTINGIGERAGNTAIEEIAMALATRQEFFQAKTDLTLTEIARTSRLVSKLTGMVVPGNKAVVGANAFAHESGIHQDGMLKEKSTYEIMTPESIGLKESKLVLGKHSGRHAFREKLLELGYELGEEQVNDAFAKFKILADKKKEVSDEDILAILEEKLIDTPEVFQLKTMFVTFGNEATPTAKITIETADGLIEEEAEGNGSVDAIYNAIDKVTAEEVTLSDYSIKSVSQGKDAQGEVHVVLTQNEVSAQGRGLSTDILEASARAYVDAVNQLIEKRKTFGKRDRVTL; encoded by the coding sequence ATGCGTAAGATTTATGTGTTTGATACGACACTGCGGGATGGGGAGCAATCACCGGGCGTGAACCTGAACACGCGTGAAAAGGTAGAGATCGCCCATCAGCTTGAAAAGCTGGGAATCGACCGCATGGAAGCAGGCTTTCCAGCCGCATCACCCGGGGATTTGGCCGCGGTAAATGCTGTAGCGCGAGCGGTTAAGGATGTGACTGTCATCGGATTGTCCCGTTCCCGAGAGAATGACATTGACGCCGTTCGGGAAGCGCTGATTGGTGCACAGGACCCGTGCATCCATGTGTTTCTGGCGACATCGCCGATCCACCGCAAGTTTAAGCTGCGGATGGAGAAAAGCCAGGTGCTGGAAACCGCGCAGGCGGCGATCCGGTATGCCAAGAAATACTTCTCCAAAATCGAATTTTCGCTCGAGGACGCTGGCCGGACGGAGCTGGACTTCATGTCCGAGGTTGTAGGCATGGCGGTACGCGAGGGTGTTCAGGTTGTGAACATTCCGGATACCGTAGGATATATGAATCCGGCGGAATACGGAGCTATTTTCAAGCACCTCAAGCAAAGTGTGCCGGGTATTGAGCAAGTACAGCTCAGCGCCCACTGTCATAACGATCTGGGTCTGGCAACAGCCAACACCCTGGCAGCAATTCTGAACGGTGCCGACCAGATTGAAGGCACAATTAACGGTATTGGAGAGCGTGCCGGTAATACAGCGATCGAGGAAATAGCGATGGCGCTAGCAACACGTCAGGAATTTTTCCAGGCCAAGACCGATCTGACGCTGACGGAGATTGCACGTACGAGCCGTCTGGTCAGCAAGCTGACGGGTATGGTGGTACCGGGGAACAAAGCGGTTGTAGGCGCGAACGCCTTCGCCCATGAGTCCGGGATTCATCAGGACGGTATGCTGAAGGAGAAATCCACGTACGAGATCATGACTCCGGAATCCATCGGACTGAAGGAAAGCAAGCTGGTGCTGGGCAAGCACTCCGGACGCCATGCGTTCCGCGAGAAGCTGCTGGAGCTGGGGTATGAGCTGGGTGAAGAGCAGGTGAACGACGCTTTTGCCAAATTCAAGATTCTGGCAGACAAGAAGAAGGAAGTGTCGGATGAGGACATCCTGGCGATTCTGGAGGAGAAGCTCATTGATACTCCGGAAGTGTTCCAGCTCAAAACGATGTTCGTGACGTTCGGCAATGAAGCCACACCGACGGCCAAGATTACGATCGAAACCGCGGACGGCCTGATTGAAGAGGAAGCTGAGGGCAACGGCTCTGTGGATGCAATTTATAACGCCATCGACAAGGTCACGGCTGAAGAAGTTACGCTGTCTGATTATTCCATCAAGTCGGTTTCGCAGGGTAAGGACGCTCAAGGTGAAGTACATGTCGTTCTGACGCAGAACGAGGTGTCTGCGCAAGGGCGCGGGCTGAGCACAGATATTCTGGAAGCCAGCGCGAGAGCCTATGTGGATGCGGTCAATCAGCTGATTGAGAAGCGGAAGACCTTCGGGAAGCGGGACCGCGTGACATTGTAA
- the ilvC gene encoding ketol-acid reductoisomerase: MAITTYYEQDAELSVLKDKTIAVIGYGSQGHAQAQNLRDSGLRVVIGLREGKSFDKAKNDGFEVLSVAEAVQQADVVQILMPDETQASVYKNDIEPNLKKGAALMFSHGFNVHFGQIVAPKENDVLLVAPKSPGHMVRRTYVEGFGVPGLIAIEKDATGNAKAIGLAYAKGIGCTRAGVIETSFREETETDLFGEQAVLCGGVSALIKAGFETLTEAGYAPEMAYFECLHELKLIVDMIYEGGLASMRDSISNTAEYGDYVTGPRIVTDETKKAMKEVLSDIQQGKFARDFILENQSNRAFLTATRRNESEHPVEVVGAQLREMMHWIKK; encoded by the coding sequence ATGGCAATTACAACGTACTATGAACAAGACGCAGAACTGAGTGTACTGAAAGACAAGACGATCGCAGTAATCGGTTATGGCAGCCAGGGACATGCCCAGGCGCAAAACCTTCGTGACAGCGGACTCCGTGTTGTGATTGGCCTTCGTGAAGGCAAATCCTTCGACAAGGCGAAGAATGATGGCTTCGAGGTTCTTTCCGTAGCCGAGGCTGTTCAGCAAGCTGATGTGGTTCAAATCCTGATGCCAGACGAAACTCAAGCTTCAGTATACAAGAACGACATCGAGCCGAACCTCAAAAAAGGCGCAGCCCTGATGTTCTCCCACGGCTTTAACGTTCACTTTGGTCAAATCGTAGCTCCAAAAGAAAATGACGTGCTGCTGGTAGCACCAAAGTCCCCTGGACACATGGTTCGCCGTACGTATGTTGAAGGCTTTGGCGTACCTGGCCTGATCGCGATCGAGAAGGACGCTACAGGCAATGCTAAGGCTATCGGCCTGGCTTATGCCAAGGGTATTGGCTGCACGCGTGCAGGGGTTATTGAAACCTCCTTCCGTGAAGAAACCGAAACTGATCTGTTCGGGGAGCAGGCTGTTCTGTGCGGCGGCGTATCCGCTCTGATCAAAGCAGGCTTTGAAACACTGACAGAAGCTGGATATGCTCCAGAAATGGCATACTTCGAGTGTCTGCATGAGCTGAAGCTGATCGTTGACATGATCTATGAAGGCGGCCTGGCTTCCATGCGTGATTCCATCAGTAACACAGCCGAGTACGGTGACTATGTAACCGGACCACGCATCGTTACCGACGAAACGAAGAAAGCGATGAAGGAAGTACTGTCCGACATCCAGCAGGGTAAATTTGCCCGCGACTTCATCCTGGAGAACCAATCCAACCGTGCGTTCCTGACCGCTACACGCCGCAACGAATCCGAGCATCCGGTAGAGGTTGTGGGTGCGCAGCTGCGTGAAATGATGCATTGGATCAAGAAGTAA
- the ilvN gene encoding acetolactate synthase small subunit: MSGFKHTIAVLVNDQPGVLQRVAGLFGRRGFNIESITVGQSEEVGLSRMVIVTTGSDTTLEQIEKQLYKLIDVIKVINLSSKPMVARELALIKVKAEPSARPEILGVVETFRASVVDIGANSMMVQSVGDTGKIDAIIELLKPYGIQELTRTGVTAMIRGNAQ, from the coding sequence ATGAGCGGTTTTAAACATACGATTGCCGTATTGGTTAACGATCAGCCTGGTGTCCTCCAGCGGGTTGCAGGTTTGTTCGGCCGCCGCGGCTTCAACATTGAGAGTATCACAGTGGGACAGTCCGAAGAGGTCGGATTGTCCCGGATGGTCATTGTTACCACAGGGAGCGATACCACCCTGGAGCAAATTGAGAAGCAGCTGTACAAGCTCATTGACGTCATCAAGGTGATTAATCTCAGCTCCAAGCCGATGGTAGCCAGAGAACTGGCACTGATCAAGGTCAAAGCCGAGCCTTCGGCAAGACCGGAGATCCTGGGCGTAGTAGAGACCTTCCGGGCCTCCGTTGTCGACATTGGTGCAAACAGCATGATGGTTCAATCTGTAGGCGATACCGGCAAAATTGATGCCATCATTGAGCTTTTGAAGCCATATGGCATTCAGGAGCTTACCAGAACCGGTGTCACCGCGATGATCCGGGGCAATGCACAGTAA
- the ilvB gene encoding biosynthetic-type acetolactate synthase large subunit, with the protein MSAQTPEVRSTEQLREKWMKPEVISGSEILLRSLLLEGVECVFGYPGGAVLYIYDAMYGFEDFKHVLTRHEQGAIHAADGYARASGKVGVCIATSGPGATNLVTGIATAYMDSVPMVVITGNVATSLIGTDAFQEADITGITMPITKHSYLVRDVKDLPRIIHEAFHIASTGRKGPVLIDIPKDVSAAKELFQPPGDVQLRGYNPRTVPNRLQLDKLCRAIGEAERPLILAGGGVIYSGAHEALYEFVTRTQIPITTTLLGLGAFPSGHELWTGMPGMHGTYTSNHAIQQSDLLINIGARFDDRVTGKLDGFAPHAKIVHIDIDPAEIGKNVPTDIPVVGDVKTVLEMLNPIAPAAAKADAWRAQISEWKGTHPFKYQDSEEVLKPQWVIEMLNETTNGEAIVSTDVGQHQMWAAQYYKFNQPRSWITSGGLGTMGFGFPAAIGAQMAHPDRLVISINGDGGMQMCSQELAICAINKIPVKIVVINNQVLGMVRQWQELIYDNRYSHIDLSGSPDFVKLAEAYGVKGLRATNKEEARKAWAEAMDTPGPVLIDFVVAKGENVYPMVTQGSTIDQMLMGDA; encoded by the coding sequence ATGAGCGCGCAAACTCCAGAAGTGCGGTCTACAGAGCAATTACGTGAGAAATGGATGAAGCCTGAAGTAATTTCCGGATCGGAAATTTTGCTTCGGAGTCTTCTTTTGGAAGGTGTCGAATGCGTCTTTGGATATCCCGGCGGCGCCGTTCTCTATATTTACGATGCCATGTATGGATTTGAGGATTTCAAGCACGTCCTGACACGCCATGAGCAAGGAGCAATCCATGCGGCTGACGGATATGCCCGTGCCAGCGGCAAGGTCGGAGTCTGCATCGCGACCTCCGGTCCTGGTGCAACGAACCTCGTCACCGGCATTGCAACAGCATATATGGATTCTGTGCCGATGGTTGTCATTACCGGCAACGTGGCAACAAGCCTGATCGGCACCGACGCTTTCCAGGAAGCGGACATTACGGGTATTACGATGCCTATTACAAAGCACAGTTATCTGGTGCGCGATGTGAAGGATCTGCCGCGCATCATCCATGAAGCCTTCCATATCGCCTCGACAGGCCGTAAGGGACCGGTGCTGATTGATATTCCGAAGGATGTATCCGCCGCGAAGGAGCTGTTCCAGCCGCCAGGTGACGTACAGCTGAGAGGCTACAATCCGCGGACCGTGCCGAACCGCCTGCAGCTCGACAAGCTTTGCCGGGCAATTGGCGAGGCAGAGCGCCCGCTGATTCTCGCTGGCGGCGGCGTGATCTACTCCGGTGCCCATGAAGCATTGTATGAATTCGTGACGCGGACGCAGATTCCGATTACGACTACGCTGCTGGGGCTGGGAGCCTTCCCGAGCGGACATGAGCTGTGGACCGGCATGCCGGGCATGCACGGTACCTACACCTCGAACCATGCGATTCAGCAGAGCGATCTGCTCATTAACATCGGTGCCCGCTTTGACGACCGTGTCACCGGCAAGCTGGACGGCTTTGCACCACATGCCAAGATCGTTCACATTGATATCGATCCTGCCGAGATTGGCAAGAACGTGCCGACAGACATTCCGGTCGTTGGCGATGTGAAGACGGTGCTGGAAATGCTGAACCCGATTGCACCGGCTGCAGCCAAAGCCGATGCCTGGAGAGCCCAGATCTCCGAATGGAAAGGGACTCACCCGTTCAAGTACCAGGATTCAGAGGAAGTGCTGAAGCCGCAATGGGTCATTGAGATGCTCAATGAAACAACGAACGGAGAAGCAATTGTAAGCACGGACGTGGGACAGCATCAGATGTGGGCAGCCCAGTATTACAAGTTCAACCAGCCGCGCTCCTGGATTACATCCGGAGGACTGGGAACGATGGGCTTCGGCTTCCCTGCTGCGATCGGTGCCCAGATGGCTCACCCGGACCGGCTGGTCATCTCGATCAACGGAGACGGCGGGATGCAGATGTGCTCCCAGGAGCTGGCGATTTGCGCGATCAACAAGATTCCGGTCAAAATCGTAGTGATTAACAACCAGGTGCTGGGCATGGTTCGTCAGTGGCAGGAGCTCATTTACGATAACCGTTACAGCCATATTGATCTTTCCGGCAGTCCGGATTTTGTAAAGCTGGCTGAAGCTTATGGTGTCAAGGGACTGCGCGCGACGAACAAGGAAGAAGCTCGCAAGGCATGGGCGGAGGCCATGGATACGCCAGGGCCGGTGCTGATCGACTTTGTCGTTGCCAAAGGCGAGAATGTATATCCGATGGTGACCCAAGGGTCCACTATTGACCAAATGCTGATGGGGGATGCGTGA
- a CDS encoding GNAT family N-acetyltransferase — MEGRRSEIIRYRHPGLDDPAIVQLIETQLVPLTHLKPKEVEVIRKDMPARLRRGVTFVACRDSGEAPVGFIHFMLHGELMYIDMLAVAPAAQRRRFGAALMEQAEGFARSRGCRLAKVMVDAGNRKGLRFYHKLGYQIIRTHSTSHCYELEKTW; from the coding sequence ATGGAAGGGAGGCGTTCAGAGATCATCCGCTACCGTCATCCCGGCCTCGATGATCCTGCCATTGTCCAGCTGATCGAGACCCAGCTTGTTCCCCTGACCCACCTGAAGCCCAAGGAGGTTGAGGTCATCCGCAAGGATATGCCGGCCCGGCTGCGCCGCGGAGTAACCTTCGTAGCCTGCAGGGACTCAGGCGAGGCTCCGGTTGGCTTCATTCACTTCATGCTGCATGGGGAGCTGATGTATATTGATATGCTGGCCGTGGCTCCTGCGGCCCAGAGAAGACGCTTTGGAGCCGCCCTCATGGAGCAGGCTGAAGGCTTCGCCCGCTCCAGGGGCTGCAGGCTTGCCAAGGTTATGGTGGATGCCGGCAACCGCAAGGGGCTCCGGTTCTACCACAAGCTCGGCTACCAGATTATTCGTACCCACAGCACCAGCCACTGCTATGAGCTGGAGAAGACGTGGTGA
- the rplT gene encoding 50S ribosomal protein L20, whose translation MARVKGGFVVRRRHKKVLKLAKGYFGSKHRIFKTAKEQVMKSMLYAYRDRRQTKRNFRKLWIVRINAAARQNGLSYSKMMHGLKLAGVNINRKMLADLAVNDLNAFNSLATVAKEKVNA comes from the coding sequence ATGGCACGAGTTAAAGGCGGCTTTGTGGTTCGTCGCAGACATAAAAAAGTATTGAAGCTTGCAAAGGGTTATTTCGGTTCCAAACACCGCATTTTCAAAACAGCTAAAGAACAAGTTATGAAATCCATGCTGTATGCATACCGTGACCGTCGTCAGACGAAGCGTAACTTCCGCAAGCTGTGGATCGTTCGGATCAATGCGGCTGCACGTCAAAATGGTCTGTCCTACAGCAAAATGATGCATGGCCTGAAGCTTGCAGGTGTGAACATCAACCGCAAAATGCTGGCTGATCTGGCTGTAAATGATCTGAATGCATTTAACTCTCTGGCTACAGTTGCTAAAGAAAAGGTAAATGCTTAA
- the rpmI gene encoding 50S ribosomal protein L35: protein MPKMKTHSSLKGRFKITGTGKVKRYKAYKNHLLSHKSKRAKRVLGTSPVMAPGDVKRLKQGLSNLK from the coding sequence ATGCCTAAAATGAAAACACACAGCAGCCTGAAAGGCCGCTTCAAAATCACCGGTACTGGTAAAGTAAAGCGTTATAAGGCTTACAAAAACCACCTGCTGTCCCACAAGTCCAAGCGTGCGAAGCGTGTTCTTGGAACAAGCCCGGTTATGGCACCTGGGGATGTAAAGCGTTTGAAGCAAGGTCTGTCCAACCTGAAATAG
- the infC gene encoding translation initiation factor IF-3, translated as MINDEIRAREVRLVGAEGEQIGIKPIREALQMAIDLNLDLVNVAPQAKPPVCRIMDYGKFRYEQQKKEKEARKNQKVVDIKEVWFRANIEEHDYQTKLRNVVKFLKDGDKVKCSVRFRGREITHANIGQKILERVKTEVAELSVIERQPKLEGRSMIMILAPKA; from the coding sequence ATGATCAACGACGAAATTCGGGCGAGGGAAGTACGTTTGGTTGGCGCGGAAGGTGAACAGATCGGAATCAAGCCGATTCGGGAAGCGCTGCAGATGGCAATCGACCTCAATCTTGATTTGGTCAACGTAGCCCCTCAGGCGAAACCGCCGGTCTGCCGCATCATGGACTATGGTAAATTCCGTTATGAGCAGCAGAAGAAAGAGAAGGAAGCGCGCAAGAACCAGAAGGTTGTCGATATCAAGGAAGTCTGGTTCCGTGCAAACATTGAGGAGCATGACTACCAAACGAAGCTTCGCAATGTGGTGAAATTCTTGAAGGACGGCGACAAAGTGAAATGTTCCGTTCGTTTCCGCGGCCGTGAAATCACGCATGCCAATATTGGCCAGAAGATTCTGGAGCGCGTAAAGACGGAAGTGGCCGAGCTCAGCGTGATCGAGCGCCAGCCGAAGCTGGAAGGCCGCAGCATGATTATGATCTTGGCTCCTAAAGCCTAA
- a CDS encoding glycosyltransferase family 2 protein has protein sequence MTDAIFIALQVLLAAIGVYQFVFSIFGMYTKKKKKHFEPRKSFAVLVAAHNEEQVVGALMENLKQLNYPRELYEVFVICDNCTDRTADIVREHGMHACVRTNQNLRGKGYAIEWMLKELWAMPRQFDAVVMFDADNLAHPDFLKEMNDDLCSGAKVIQGYIDTKNPEDSWITAAYGVSYWYINRLWQNSRHNLNMANFLGGTGMCFETNLLKEIGWGATSLVEDLEFTMRSVMRGIHPKFNYHAKVFDEKPLTFKASARQRLRWMQGHFTVARRYFFPLLWRALKERSIVKLDLALYGANVYIVLLTFILTAVLWADAAFFDGPNIANLYGQLPVWLSFTAIAANVLTFLTAMILEKVTFKKVYAYLVLFPVYLLSWYPITVYAFFTQNNKQWSHTQHTRVVRLEEVQSKQG, from the coding sequence ATGACAGACGCCATTTTTATCGCACTGCAGGTCTTGCTGGCTGCGATTGGTGTGTACCAGTTTGTATTCTCTATATTTGGGATGTACACCAAAAAGAAAAAGAAGCATTTTGAACCGAGAAAATCGTTCGCCGTCCTAGTGGCCGCTCATAACGAGGAGCAGGTCGTCGGTGCACTGATGGAGAACCTGAAGCAGTTGAATTATCCGAGGGAGCTCTACGAGGTATTTGTCATTTGCGATAACTGCACAGACCGTACCGCAGACATCGTCCGAGAGCATGGCATGCATGCTTGCGTACGTACGAACCAGAACCTGCGCGGCAAAGGGTATGCGATTGAGTGGATGCTGAAGGAATTGTGGGCTATGCCGCGGCAGTTTGACGCCGTTGTCATGTTTGATGCCGACAATCTGGCTCATCCAGATTTTCTGAAGGAAATGAATGACGATCTGTGCTCCGGCGCGAAGGTCATTCAAGGCTACATTGATACCAAGAATCCGGAGGATTCCTGGATCACTGCCGCTTACGGAGTATCCTACTGGTATATTAACCGTCTGTGGCAAAATTCCCGCCATAATCTGAATATGGCGAATTTCCTGGGCGGCACGGGCATGTGCTTCGAAACCAACCTGCTGAAGGAAATCGGCTGGGGTGCAACGAGCCTGGTAGAGGACCTGGAGTTTACGATGCGCAGCGTGATGCGGGGCATTCATCCGAAGTTCAACTATCATGCCAAGGTGTTTGACGAGAAGCCGCTCACATTCAAGGCTTCTGCCAGACAGCGCCTGAGATGGATGCAAGGTCATTTCACCGTAGCAAGAAGATATTTCTTCCCGCTGCTGTGGCGCGCACTGAAGGAACGCAGCATTGTGAAGCTGGATCTGGCGCTCTATGGAGCGAACGTATATATTGTACTGCTCACCTTTATCCTGACGGCCGTGCTTTGGGCAGATGCAGCCTTCTTCGACGGTCCGAACATCGCGAATCTGTATGGACAGCTTCCAGTGTGGCTGAGCTTTACCGCAATCGCGGCGAATGTGCTCACCTTCCTGACGGCTATGATTCTGGAGAAGGTTACCTTCAAGAAGGTATATGCTTATCTGGTGCTCTTCCCGGTGTATCTGCTGTCGTGGTATCCAATCACGGTGTATGCGTTCTTCACGCAGAACAATAAGCAGTGGAGCCATACTCAGCACACCCGGGTAGTACGCCTGGAGGAAGTGCAGAGCAAGCAGGGGTAA
- a CDS encoding MGDG synthase family glycosyltransferase, translating into MAQKRVLLLSEGFGAGHTQAAHALASSLRQCAPDVQTKVLELGSFLNPKMAPLIISAYRKTLISKPRLIGYMYRHQKSFNRFTSLALHRIFYTSTQDVVQQLNPDLIVCTHFIPNAVISRLKRLGARVPLCTVITDYDAHDTWISPEVDRYFVSTPEVKRKLRSRGVSRAKIQVTGIPVHPDFWKRPSKDEIRREFGLSDLPAILVMGGGWGMMKDQVVHEYLARWKDQVQIIFCFGSNEEARREMEAQDRYGHPHIHILGFTKEVDRLMEVSDLLVTKPGGMTCTEGLAKGIPMLFHHPLPGQEEENFQYFTAQGLGEPIDSLEVLGRWMHRLVEHYDDVVQERQKNLANTEKYFPKQSALSILEMLQEQPVQH; encoded by the coding sequence GTGGCACAAAAAAGAGTCCTGCTATTGTCCGAGGGCTTTGGCGCCGGCCATACCCAGGCCGCTCATGCGCTTGCAAGCAGTCTGCGCCAATGCGCACCGGACGTTCAAACTAAGGTGCTGGAGCTCGGCAGCTTCTTGAACCCGAAGATGGCTCCGCTCATCATTTCAGCATACCGCAAAACCTTGATTTCAAAGCCTCGCCTGATCGGATATATGTACCGTCATCAGAAATCCTTCAACCGCTTTACGTCTCTCGCGCTGCACCGGATTTTTTATACGAGCACCCAGGACGTCGTGCAGCAGCTGAACCCGGATCTGATCGTCTGCACACACTTTATTCCCAACGCCGTCATTTCCAGGCTCAAGCGCTTGGGCGCCCGCGTCCCGCTGTGCACCGTGATTACGGATTACGATGCCCATGATACGTGGATCAGCCCGGAGGTAGACCGATACTTTGTCTCTACACCGGAGGTCAAGCGGAAGCTGCGGAGCAGAGGCGTGTCCCGGGCCAAAATTCAGGTTACAGGCATTCCCGTCCATCCGGACTTCTGGAAGCGACCAAGCAAAGATGAAATTCGCCGGGAGTTCGGGCTGTCCGACCTCCCGGCGATCCTGGTTATGGGAGGCGGATGGGGGATGATGAAGGATCAGGTGGTCCATGAATATCTGGCCCGCTGGAAGGATCAGGTCCAGATCATCTTCTGCTTCGGCAGCAATGAGGAGGCGCGCCGCGAAATGGAGGCACAGGACCGCTACGGTCATCCTCATATTCATATCCTTGGCTTTACCAAGGAAGTGGACCGGCTGATGGAGGTGTCTGACCTGCTCGTTACGAAGCCCGGCGGGATGACATGCACGGAGGGGCTGGCCAAAGGGATTCCCATGCTGTTTCATCACCCGCTGCCGGGTCAGGAGGAAGAGAATTTTCAGTATTTTACGGCACAGGGCCTGGGAGAGCCCATTGATTCTCTGGAGGTGCTGGGACGCTGGATGCACCGTTTAGTGGAGCATTACGACGACGTCGTGCAGGAACGGCAGAAGAACCTTGCCAATACCGAGAAATATTTCCCGAAGCAAAGCGCACTCAGCATCTTGGAAATGCTTCAGGAACAGCCTGTCCAGCACTGA
- the trmB gene encoding tRNA (guanosine(46)-N7)-methyltransferase TrmB, which yields MRLRGRKGIRESLEEQQDIVVLNPKEYKGKWSSLFGNDRPIHVEFGMGKGQFISQMSYRNQEINFIGVDMYDELIRRASEKGRLAWAEEEVESPPNLQLALMNIENVEDVFEEGELERIYLNFSDPWPKKKHGRRRLTHPRFLDKYVRILNERGEIHFKTDSVSLFQFSLNAFADYGLQMTNISLDLHAEGPNEEFVMTEYESKFYSQGMNIHRCEAIVGQEALERYRKQRLSKYGV from the coding sequence ATGCGTTTACGGGGACGAAAAGGGATCCGGGAAAGCCTGGAGGAGCAGCAGGATATTGTTGTTCTGAATCCCAAGGAATATAAAGGAAAATGGTCGTCGCTATTTGGCAATGATCGGCCGATTCATGTCGAATTCGGGATGGGCAAGGGTCAGTTTATCAGTCAGATGAGCTACCGCAATCAGGAGATTAATTTCATTGGCGTGGATATGTATGATGAGCTTATTCGCCGTGCCAGTGAGAAAGGACGCCTCGCGTGGGCGGAGGAAGAGGTAGAGTCTCCTCCTAATCTGCAGCTGGCGCTGATGAATATTGAGAACGTCGAGGATGTGTTTGAAGAAGGCGAGCTGGAGCGAATTTATTTGAATTTTAGTGATCCGTGGCCCAAGAAGAAGCATGGCCGCCGCCGCTTGACGCATCCAAGATTTCTGGATAAATATGTCCGCATTCTGAATGAGCGCGGAGAGATCCACTTCAAGACGGATTCAGTCAGCCTTTTTCAATTTTCGCTGAATGCATTTGCCGATTACGGACTGCAAATGACCAACATTTCGCTGGATTTGCATGCGGAAGGGCCGAACGAGGAGTTTGTCATGACGGAGTATGAGTCGAAGTTCTACTCGCAGGGCATGAACATTCATCGCTGTGAGGCGATCGTAGGACAGGAAGCGCTGGAGCGTTACCGGAAGCAGCGTCTTTCGAAATACGGCGTCTAG
- a CDS encoding TIGR01212 family radical SAM protein (This family includes YhcC from E. coli K-12, an uncharacterized radical SAM protein.), translated as MLTSTHEAPLLWGDKRFHTWNAEMREVFQEKVFKVTLDAGFTCPNRDGTIAKGGCTFCSARGSGDFAGSRRDDLVTQFNTIRDRQHQKWPHAKYIGYFQAYTNTYAPVEELRVYFETILKQPGVVGLSIATRPDCLPDDVVEYLAELNERTYLWVEMGLQTIHESTSQLINRAHDTQCYYEAVEKLRRHNIRICSHIIYGLPQEDHEMMLSTGRAVAGMDVQGIKIHLLHLMRKTPMVKQYEAGLLRFLEQDEYIGLIADTLEFLPPEMIVHRLTGDAPRDLLIGPMWSRRKWEVLNGIDAELKRRNTWQGKLWKELG; from the coding sequence ATGCTGACATCCACTCATGAAGCTCCCCTGCTGTGGGGCGACAAACGATTTCATACCTGGAATGCAGAAATGCGGGAGGTGTTCCAGGAAAAAGTGTTCAAGGTGACACTGGACGCCGGCTTTACCTGCCCGAATCGTGACGGCACGATCGCCAAGGGCGGCTGCACGTTCTGCAGCGCAAGAGGCTCCGGTGACTTCGCTGGCAGCCGCCGCGATGACCTGGTGACACAATTCAACACCATCCGCGACCGGCAGCACCAGAAATGGCCGCACGCCAAGTATATCGGCTATTTCCAGGCCTATACGAATACTTACGCTCCCGTAGAAGAGCTACGAGTGTATTTCGAAACCATTCTAAAGCAGCCGGGTGTCGTCGGGCTGTCGATTGCTACACGGCCGGATTGTTTGCCGGATGATGTCGTGGAATACCTCGCTGAGCTGAACGAGCGTACCTATCTATGGGTAGAAATGGGTCTGCAGACGATACATGAATCCACCTCCCAGCTGATCAATCGCGCCCACGATACACAATGTTATTATGAGGCCGTAGAAAAGCTGCGCAGGCACAATATCCGAATCTGCTCCCATATTATTTACGGCCTGCCACAGGAGGATCATGAGATGATGCTGTCCACTGGCCGCGCGGTTGCAGGGATGGACGTTCAGGGCATCAAAATCCACCTGCTGCATCTGATGCGCAAGACCCCTATGGTCAAGCAATATGAGGCGGGATTGCTCCGTTTTCTGGAGCAGGATGAATATATCGGGCTTATTGCAGACACACTGGAATTTCTTCCGCCGGAGATGATTGTCCACCGGCTGACCGGCGATGCTCCTCGCGACCTGCTGATCGGTCCCATGTGGAGCAGACGCAAATGGGAAGTTCTAAACGGCATTGATGCCGAGCTGAAGCGCCGTAATACATGGCAGGGCAAGCTATGGAAGGAGCTGGGCTGA